One window from the genome of Streptomyces sp. WZ-12 encodes:
- a CDS encoding PucR family transcriptional regulator codes for MPHTLASLVNHTALKLDVLAGEDRLDIPVRWAHASELIDPVPYMEGGELLLITALKLDAADPETADRYVRRVAGAGVVGLGFAVGVNYEAAPEALVEAARRHHLPLLGVPRRTPFIAISKAVSAAVAADQYRAVTAGFEAQRELTRAALGAEGPAELLGRLAAHLNGWAALYDASGAVVAAAPEWAARRAARLADDVARLRERPAPASAVVSDAEGDDRVELQSLGTGRRSRGVLAVGTGAPLGTAERYAVHSAVALLTLTTERSRALQDAEQRLGAAVLKMLLAGEPDHARTVSGRLYGGLLDAPFRVLVAEPVPADDQPTATKPATPFAPGGGPPGAAATSVLEALADAMEAAAARTGESLLAVPDGGRLIVLVADGGAAADACTAFAAATEARLGAQPRPRGRSARPGTGREPQAESLAVGLSAPTGPMAAAHAYRQAEQALSVARRRGRTLVEHEDVAAGSVLPLLADDAVRAFADGLLRALREHDATGRGDLVASLRAWLARHGQWDAAAADLGVHRHTLRYRMRRVEEILGRSLDDPDVRMELWLALKATSAQPGE; via the coding sequence ATGCCGCACACCCTCGCCTCCCTGGTCAACCACACCGCGCTCAAGCTGGACGTGCTCGCGGGCGAGGACCGGCTGGACATCCCCGTGCGCTGGGCGCACGCCAGCGAGCTGATCGACCCGGTGCCCTACATGGAGGGCGGCGAACTGTTGCTGATCACCGCGCTGAAGCTGGACGCGGCCGATCCGGAGACCGCCGACCGCTATGTGCGGCGGGTCGCCGGGGCCGGCGTCGTCGGGCTGGGGTTCGCGGTCGGGGTGAACTACGAGGCGGCGCCGGAGGCGTTGGTCGAGGCGGCGCGCCGGCACCACCTGCCGCTGCTCGGGGTGCCCCGCCGGACGCCGTTCATCGCGATCAGCAAGGCGGTCTCGGCGGCCGTCGCGGCCGACCAGTACCGCGCGGTGACCGCCGGCTTCGAGGCGCAGCGCGAACTGACCCGGGCCGCGCTCGGCGCCGAGGGCCCGGCCGAGCTGCTGGGCCGGCTCGCCGCGCACCTCAACGGCTGGGCGGCGCTCTACGACGCGTCCGGCGCCGTGGTGGCGGCCGCCCCCGAGTGGGCCGCCCGGCGCGCGGCCCGGCTCGCCGACGACGTGGCCCGGCTCCGGGAGCGGCCCGCGCCGGCCAGCGCCGTGGTCAGCGACGCCGAGGGCGACGACCGGGTGGAGCTGCAGTCGCTGGGCACCGGGCGGCGCTCGCGCGGCGTGCTCGCGGTGGGGACCGGCGCCCCGCTCGGTACCGCCGAGCGGTACGCGGTGCACTCGGCCGTCGCGCTGCTGACCCTGACCACCGAGCGGTCCCGGGCGCTCCAGGACGCCGAACAGCGGCTCGGCGCCGCGGTGTTGAAGATGCTGCTGGCCGGCGAGCCGGACCATGCCCGGACGGTCTCCGGCCGGCTCTACGGGGGGCTGCTTGACGCCCCGTTCCGGGTGCTGGTGGCCGAGCCGGTGCCCGCCGACGACCAGCCGACCGCCACCAAGCCCGCCACCCCGTTCGCACCAGGGGGCGGCCCCCCGGGTGCCGCCGCCACGTCCGTCCTGGAGGCGCTCGCCGACGCCATGGAGGCCGCCGCCGCCCGCACCGGCGAGTCGCTGCTCGCCGTGCCGGACGGCGGCCGGCTGATCGTGCTGGTCGCCGACGGCGGCGCGGCCGCGGACGCCTGCACCGCGTTCGCCGCGGCGACCGAGGCCCGGCTCGGCGCGCAGCCGCGGCCGCGCGGCCGGTCCGCCCGCCCCGGCACCGGCCGGGAACCACAGGCCGAGTCACTGGCCGTCGGCCTCTCCGCGCCCACCGGCCCGATGGCCGCCGCCCACGCCTACCGGCAGGCCGAACAGGCCCTCTCCGTCGCCCGCCGCCGCGGCCGCACCCTGGTCGAGCACGAGGACGTGGCGGCCGGCTCGGTGCTCCCGCTGCTCGCCGACGACGCCGTACGGGCCTTCGCCGACGGGCTGTTGCGGGCGCTGCGCGAGCACGACGCGACCGGGCGCGGCGACCTGGTGGCGTCCCTGCGCGCCTGGCTGGCCCGGCACGGCCAGTGGGATGCGGCCGCCGCCGACCTGGGCGTCCACCGCCACACCCTGCGCTACCGGATGCGCCGGGTGGAGGAGATCCTGGGCCGCTCGCTGGACGACCCGGACGTCCGCATGGAGCTGTGGCTGGCCCTGAAGGCGACCTCGGCACAACCGGGGGAGTAG
- the gabT gene encoding 4-aminobutyrate--2-oxoglutarate transaminase encodes MTELSGGPALPQERRVVTAIPGPKSQELWARKQNTVAAGVGAVLPVFVKRAGGGVLEDVDGNSLIDFGSGIAVTSVGNSAEAVVRRATAQLADFTHTCAMVTPYEPYIEVCELLAELTPGDHAKKSALFNSGAEAVENAVKIARAYTKRQAVVVFDHGYHGRTNLTMALTAKNMPYKHGFGPFAPEVYRVPLAYPYRWLTGPENCAQEAADQAITQITKQIGAENVAAIIIEPVLGEGGFIEPAKGFLPALANFAKENGIVFVADEIQSGFCRTGQWFACEDEGVVPDLITTAKGIAGGLPLAAVTGRAEIMDAAHSGGLGGTYGGNPVACAAAIGSIETMRELDLNAKAKRIEEVMKGRLTAIQEKFDIIGEVRGRGAMIAIELVKSGSKEPNPEATSALAKACHQEGLLVLTTGTFGNVLRFLPPLVIGEDLLNEGLDILEGAFGSL; translated from the coding sequence ATGACCGAACTGTCCGGAGGCCCCGCCCTCCCCCAGGAGCGTCGCGTCGTCACCGCGATCCCCGGCCCCAAGTCCCAGGAGCTGTGGGCCCGTAAGCAGAACACCGTGGCCGCCGGGGTCGGCGCCGTGCTGCCCGTCTTCGTCAAGCGCGCGGGCGGTGGGGTCCTGGAGGACGTGGACGGCAACTCCCTGATCGACTTCGGTTCCGGCATCGCGGTGACCTCGGTCGGCAACAGCGCGGAGGCCGTGGTCCGTCGGGCCACCGCGCAGCTCGCGGACTTCACCCACACCTGTGCGATGGTGACGCCGTACGAGCCGTACATCGAGGTCTGTGAGCTGCTGGCCGAGCTGACGCCGGGCGACCACGCGAAGAAGTCGGCGCTGTTCAACTCCGGTGCGGAGGCGGTCGAGAACGCCGTCAAGATCGCCCGCGCGTACACCAAGCGCCAGGCGGTCGTCGTGTTCGACCACGGCTACCACGGCCGCACGAACCTGACGATGGCGCTGACCGCGAAGAACATGCCGTACAAGCACGGCTTCGGCCCGTTCGCCCCCGAGGTCTACCGGGTGCCGCTGGCCTACCCCTACCGCTGGTTGACCGGCCCGGAGAACTGCGCGCAGGAGGCCGCCGACCAGGCCATCACGCAGATCACCAAGCAGATCGGCGCGGAGAACGTCGCGGCGATCATCATCGAGCCGGTGCTCGGCGAGGGCGGTTTCATCGAGCCGGCCAAGGGCTTCCTGCCCGCCCTCGCGAACTTCGCGAAGGAGAACGGCATCGTCTTCGTGGCGGACGAGATCCAGTCCGGTTTCTGCCGCACGGGCCAGTGGTTCGCGTGCGAGGACGAGGGCGTGGTGCCCGACCTGATCACGACGGCGAAGGGCATCGCGGGCGGCCTGCCGCTGGCGGCGGTGACCGGCCGCGCCGAGATCATGGACGCCGCGCACTCCGGCGGCCTGGGTGGCACGTACGGCGGCAACCCGGTGGCCTGCGCCGCCGCGATCGGCTCCATCGAGACCATGCGCGAGCTGGACCTGAACGCCAAGGCCAAGCGCATCGAGGAGGTCATGAAGGGCCGCCTGACCGCGATCCAGGAGAAGTTCGACATCATCGGCGAGGTCCGCGGCCGCGGCGCGATGATCGCCATCGAGCTGGTCAAGTCCGGCTCGAAGGAGCCGAATCCGGAGGCGACCTCGGCGCTCGCGAAGGCGTGCCACCAGGAGGGCCTGCTGGTGCTGACGACCGGCACGTTCGGCAACGTGCTGCGCTTCCTGCCGCCGCTGGTCATCGGCGAGGACCTGCTCAACGAGGGGCTGGACATCCTGGAGGGGGCGTTCGGCTCGCTCTGA
- a CDS encoding aldehyde dehydrogenase family protein: MPNTATAPTAFWLAGREATGEATFDVTSPWDGRLVGTVSVPTEAQVEEAIAASVAVQDELAATPAHVRAAALDHVVRGLVERTEEIARLISAENGKPMKWARGEVGRAVSVFRFAAEEARRFNGGEAQRLDTDAGGAGRLALTRRFPRGTVLGIAPFNFPLNLCAHKIAPAIAAGVPILLKPAPATPLSGLILGELLAGTDLPAGSWSILPVPNDRMTALVQDERLPVISFTGSDKVGYAILDSVPRKHCTLELGGNGAAVVLPDWSGEQDLDWAAQRIATFANYQGGQSCISVQRVIADASVYDRLVPKIVAAVEAQVTGDPSDDATEVGPLVSEDAAKRVESWVDDAVERGAKLLTGGKRDGAAYAPTVLEDVPAGATLATEEVFGPVLTLQKVDGVDAAFAAVNDSKFGLQAGVFTHDAQTAFRAHRALEVGGVIVGDVPSYRADQMPYGGVKQSGVGREGVRYAMDDYTYERVLVLTGLDL, encoded by the coding sequence GTGCCGAACACTGCTACAGCCCCCACCGCCTTCTGGCTCGCCGGCCGCGAGGCCACCGGCGAGGCCACCTTCGACGTCACCTCCCCCTGGGACGGCCGTCTCGTCGGCACCGTGAGCGTCCCCACCGAGGCCCAGGTCGAGGAGGCCATCGCCGCCTCCGTCGCGGTCCAGGACGAGCTCGCCGCGACCCCCGCCCACGTGCGGGCCGCCGCCCTCGACCACGTGGTGCGCGGGCTGGTGGAGCGCACCGAGGAGATCGCCCGGCTGATCTCCGCGGAGAACGGCAAGCCCATGAAGTGGGCCCGCGGCGAGGTCGGCCGGGCCGTCTCGGTGTTCCGCTTCGCGGCCGAGGAGGCCCGCCGCTTCAACGGCGGCGAGGCCCAGCGCCTGGACACCGACGCCGGCGGCGCCGGCCGGCTCGCGCTGACCCGCCGCTTCCCCCGCGGCACCGTCCTGGGCATCGCGCCGTTCAACTTCCCGCTGAACCTCTGCGCCCACAAGATCGCCCCGGCCATCGCCGCCGGCGTCCCGATCCTCCTCAAGCCGGCCCCGGCCACCCCGCTCTCCGGCCTGATCCTCGGCGAGTTGCTGGCCGGCACCGACCTGCCCGCCGGCTCCTGGTCGATCCTCCCGGTCCCCAACGACCGCATGACGGCCCTCGTCCAGGACGAGCGGCTGCCGGTCATCTCCTTCACCGGCTCCGACAAGGTCGGCTACGCCATCCTCGACTCGGTGCCCCGCAAGCACTGCACCCTGGAGCTCGGCGGCAACGGCGCGGCCGTCGTCCTGCCCGACTGGTCCGGCGAGCAGGACCTGGACTGGGCGGCCCAGCGCATCGCCACCTTCGCCAACTACCAGGGCGGCCAGTCCTGCATCTCGGTCCAGCGGGTCATCGCCGACGCCTCGGTCTACGACCGGCTGGTCCCCAAGATCGTCGCGGCCGTCGAGGCCCAGGTCACCGGCGACCCGTCCGACGACGCCACCGAGGTCGGCCCGCTGGTCAGCGAGGACGCCGCCAAGCGCGTGGAGTCCTGGGTCGACGACGCCGTCGAGCGCGGCGCCAAGCTGCTGACCGGCGGCAAGCGCGACGGCGCCGCCTACGCGCCGACCGTGCTGGAGGACGTGCCGGCCGGCGCGACCCTCGCCACTGAGGAGGTCTTCGGCCCGGTCCTCACCCTCCAGAAGGTCGACGGCGTCGACGCGGCGTTCGCAGCCGTCAACGACTCCAAGTTCGGCCTCCAGGCAGGCGTGTTCACCCACGACGCCCAGACCGCCTTCCGCGCCCACCGGGCCCTGGAGGTCGGCGGCGTGATCGTCGGCGACGTGCCGTCCTACCGCGCCGACCAGATGCCCTACGGCGGCGTCAAGCAGTCCGGCGTCGGCCGCGAGGGCGTCCGCTACGCCATGGACGACTACACCTACGAGCGGGTCCTGGTCCTCACCGGACTGGACCTGTAG
- a CDS encoding phosphatase PAP2 family protein, translated as MRRRSWGRALGRVFGRRYALVALCSALVFGWAGWQVAAHGAVRGFDERLGRDVAASAVPGPLAQFFADLGNTVVALPVLVAAAGWAWWRTRRGAGAEPGGAGSGGRVWVPPVAALGALAAVPALVVPFKTWLDRPGPPRMAAVHEGFFPSGHGATAAVAYGLVALLLLRAYAVRRGRPGKAAAPVARVVAAGAGLLNVGVGLGLVRQGYHWPLDVLGGWCLAGVLLPLWCAVCDRWGGRDV; from the coding sequence GTGAGGCGGCGGTCCTGGGGGCGGGCGCTCGGCCGGGTCTTCGGGCGGCGGTACGCGCTGGTCGCGCTGTGCAGCGCGCTGGTCTTCGGGTGGGCGGGCTGGCAGGTGGCGGCCCACGGGGCGGTGCGCGGGTTCGACGAGCGGTTGGGCCGCGACGTGGCGGCGAGCGCCGTTCCCGGACCGCTCGCCCAGTTCTTCGCCGATCTCGGCAACACGGTCGTGGCGCTACCGGTGTTGGTGGCGGCGGCGGGCTGGGCCTGGTGGCGGACGCGGCGCGGGGCGGGCGCGGAGCCGGGCGGCGCGGGCAGCGGCGGCCGGGTGTGGGTGCCGCCGGTCGCCGCGCTGGGGGCGCTCGCCGCGGTGCCGGCGCTGGTCGTCCCGTTCAAGACGTGGCTGGACCGGCCGGGGCCGCCGCGGATGGCCGCGGTGCACGAGGGCTTCTTCCCCTCGGGACACGGGGCGACGGCGGCCGTCGCCTACGGGCTGGTGGCGCTGCTGCTGCTCCGGGCGTACGCGGTGCGGCGCGGGCGGCCGGGCAAGGCCGCGGCCCCCGTCGCGCGGGTGGTCGCGGCGGGGGCCGGGCTGCTCAATGTGGGCGTCGGGCTGGGGCTGGTGCGGCAGGGGTACCACTGGCCGCTGGACGTGCTCGGCGGCTGGTGCCTGGCGGGGGTGCTGTTGCCCCTGTGGTGTGCGGTGTGCGACCGGTGGGGCGGGCGGGACGTGTAG
- a CDS encoding DUF4232 domain-containing protein has product MSHRTTLRHGRTAAVAGLLTAAAFGLTACNGTGGADAAPAASVSAADSGAQGSTGSQGSGGSTGGADGAAPATSHGSGGAAAVNGGQQGGSGKEIARCTTDGMKAGWGSDGGGVPDMKSDQQQTAAVWLKNISGAPCRISGFPGVQLKGTDGTTWDLQRSNKTPQPKVLKPNAHTSFTISLLPTTRADDKKVEPGQVLITPPNEKKHFQLQWPFGGAILDQSGATHPGTFVNPINVP; this is encoded by the coding sequence ATGTCGCACCGCACCACGCTCCGCCACGGCCGCACCGCCGCCGTCGCCGGCCTGCTCACCGCCGCCGCGTTCGGCCTCACGGCCTGCAACGGAACCGGTGGTGCGGACGCCGCCCCGGCCGCCTCCGTCTCCGCCGCGGACTCCGGCGCGCAGGGGAGCACCGGCTCGCAGGGCTCCGGCGGTTCGACCGGCGGTGCGGACGGCGCCGCCCCCGCCACCTCGCACGGCTCCGGCGGCGCGGCGGCCGTCAACGGCGGCCAGCAGGGCGGGTCCGGCAAGGAGATCGCCCGCTGCACCACCGACGGGATGAAGGCCGGCTGGGGCTCGGACGGCGGCGGCGTGCCGGACATGAAGTCCGACCAGCAGCAGACCGCCGCGGTGTGGCTGAAGAACATCAGCGGCGCGCCCTGCCGCATCTCCGGCTTCCCCGGCGTCCAGCTCAAGGGCACCGACGGCACCACCTGGGACCTGCAGCGTTCGAACAAGACGCCGCAGCCCAAGGTGCTGAAGCCGAACGCGCACACCTCGTTCACCATCAGCCTGCTGCCCACCACCCGCGCCGACGACAAGAAGGTCGAGCCCGGTCAGGTGCTGATCACCCCGCCGAACGAGAAGAAGCACTTCCAGCTCCAGTGGCCCTTCGGCGGCGCCATCCTGGACCAGTCCGGGGCCACCCACCCGGGCACGTTCGTCAACCCGATCAACGTGCCGTGA
- a CDS encoding acyl-CoA dehydrogenase family protein, producing the protein MTAPSIRNVSEREARRVAEAAREQDWRKPSFAKELFLGRFRLDLIHPHPTPAVDDVRRGEKFLATLREFCETRIDGARVEREGRIPDETVRGLKELGALGMKIDPKYGGLGLTQVYYNRALALVGSASPAIGALLSAHQSIGVPQPLKLFGTQEQKETFLPRLARTDISAFLLTEPDVGSDPARLATTAVPDGEDYVLDGVKLWTTNGVVADLLVVMARVPASEGHKGGITAFVVEADSPGITVENRNAFMGLRGLENGVTRFHQVRVPAANRIGPEGAGLKIALTTLNTGRLSLPAMCAGTGKWCLKIAREWSGAREQWGRPIAKHEAVGAKISFIAATTFALEAVVDLASQMADENRNDIRIEAALAKLYGSEMGWRMADELVQIRGGRGFETADSLAARGERAVPAEQMLRDMRINRIFEGSTEIMHLLIAREAVDAHLSVAGDLIDPDKSLSDKGKAAAKAGGFYARWLPKLVAGPGQLPRTYQEFGELAGHLRYVERTSRKLARSTFYAMSRWQGKMETKQGFLGRVVDIGAELFAMSAACVRAEHLRITGDHGREAHQLADAFCRQARIRVEELFHRLWTNTDELDRKVVSGVLDGSYTWLEEGVIDPSGDGAWIADATPGRSTKDNARRPFR; encoded by the coding sequence ATGACCGCTCCGTCCATCCGCAACGTTTCCGAGCGCGAAGCCCGCCGGGTCGCCGAGGCGGCCCGCGAGCAGGACTGGCGCAAGCCCAGCTTCGCCAAGGAACTGTTCCTGGGGCGCTTCCGGCTCGACCTCATCCATCCGCACCCCACCCCCGCGGTGGACGACGTCCGACGCGGCGAGAAGTTCCTCGCCACGCTGCGGGAGTTCTGCGAGACCCGGATCGACGGCGCCCGGGTCGAACGCGAGGGCCGCATCCCGGACGAGACCGTCCGCGGCCTGAAGGAACTGGGCGCCCTGGGCATGAAGATCGACCCGAAGTACGGCGGCCTCGGCCTCACCCAGGTCTACTACAACCGCGCGCTCGCCCTGGTCGGCTCGGCCAGCCCGGCGATCGGCGCGCTGCTCTCCGCCCATCAGTCGATCGGCGTACCGCAGCCGCTGAAGCTCTTCGGCACCCAGGAGCAGAAGGAGACGTTCCTGCCGCGGCTGGCCCGCACGGACATCTCGGCCTTCCTGCTCACCGAGCCCGACGTGGGCTCCGACCCGGCCCGCCTGGCCACCACCGCGGTGCCCGACGGCGAGGACTACGTCCTCGACGGCGTGAAGCTGTGGACCACCAACGGCGTGGTCGCCGACCTGCTGGTGGTGATGGCCAGAGTCCCCGCCTCCGAGGGCCACAAGGGCGGCATCACCGCCTTCGTCGTCGAGGCCGACTCGCCCGGTATCACCGTCGAGAACCGCAACGCCTTCATGGGCCTGCGCGGCCTGGAGAACGGCGTCACCCGCTTCCACCAGGTACGGGTCCCGGCCGCCAACCGCATCGGCCCCGAGGGCGCCGGCCTGAAGATCGCCCTGACCACGCTCAACACCGGCCGGCTCTCGCTGCCCGCGATGTGCGCCGGCACCGGCAAGTGGTGCCTGAAGATCGCCCGCGAGTGGTCCGGCGCCCGCGAGCAGTGGGGCCGCCCGATCGCCAAGCACGAGGCGGTCGGCGCCAAGATCTCCTTCATCGCCGCCACCACCTTCGCCCTGGAGGCGGTCGTCGACCTCGCCTCCCAGATGGCCGACGAGAACCGCAACGACATCCGCATCGAGGCCGCCCTCGCCAAGCTCTACGGCTCCGAGATGGGCTGGCGGATGGCCGACGAACTCGTCCAGATCCGCGGCGGCCGCGGCTTCGAGACCGCCGACTCGCTCGCCGCCCGTGGCGAACGCGCCGTCCCCGCCGAGCAGATGCTGCGCGACATGCGCATCAACCGGATCTTCGAGGGTTCCACCGAGATCATGCACCTGCTGATCGCCCGGGAGGCCGTCGACGCCCACCTCTCTGTGGCGGGCGACCTCATCGACCCCGACAAGTCCCTGAGCGACAAGGGCAAGGCGGCCGCCAAGGCCGGCGGCTTCTACGCCCGCTGGCTGCCCAAACTGGTCGCCGGGCCCGGTCAACTCCCGCGCACCTACCAGGAGTTCGGCGAACTGGCCGGCCATCTGCGGTACGTCGAGCGGACCTCCCGCAAGCTGGCCCGGTCCACCTTCTACGCGATGTCCCGCTGGCAGGGGAAGATGGAGACCAAGCAGGGCTTCCTCGGCCGGGTCGTCGACATCGGCGCCGAACTCTTCGCGATGAGCGCCGCCTGCGTACGGGCCGAGCACCTGCGGATCACCGGCGACCACGGCCGCGAGGCCCACCAACTGGCCGACGCCTTCTGCCGCCAGGCCCGGATCCGCGTCGAGGAACTGTTCCACCGCCTCTGGACCAACACCGACGAACTGGACCGCAAGGTCGTCTCCGGCGTCCTCGACGGCAGCTACACCTGGCTGGAAGAGGGCGTCATCGACCCCAGCGGCGACGGCGCCTGGATCGCCGACGCCACCCCCGGCCGCAGCACCAAGGACAACGCCCGTCGCCCGTTCCGGTAA
- a CDS encoding ATP-binding protein: protein MDTEGTQDAQHTAAPPPSGERRPDPAVPRPAAPRTPPRPPLPPPTAGPQPPLLNWLRAARPAAPPGVWTYGHRPRAKEAPARTPLRQLISGALIALLCGWLLWSLLSNGYLGSYWLWPLLLLTPDSWRSAGGDKMAFVWATYLYYGLVLALLAGFFGRLGRWPELIRRLGGPALRRLRAHTPTPKAEPATDPAQWPELRAQGASDAADRLAAEARAGAMNDVDVARIGRAWRSVRSGRNSPASFTDTVLRHGAAACAHPSGQRDLARRTAQHDLLAHQVRIGTAADHPRNPYQHRGSGCALEPRVLGTSLLAVGPAGSGKTTRLVRPVVEAMCLQALAGQCAVVAVGPAGSALGPDDAFDVVVRIGRPDPACDLDLYGGTTDPDEAAGILAEALVGDLAEQLPGGDSRRAATALAQLLGPFRAAHGRFPTVPDLRELLDGAPQAVAALRTALEATGDVTLLRELDARARQSERPGDVALLLADRIALLDRPAFAAFFDPTGATRQVSLRSLDHPLRVRIELPERGHAEASRILARLVLAQFTECAVARTDRSLFACLVLDEAAHTVTAEALRGLQRLRSANAGAVLTLRSLDDVPEGLRSALLGSVGCRMAFAGVTPWDGAPFAEVWGKEWVETRDVTDRQIIAHGAGMKAFHLVRQLVTGKAATSKAITVRTVERERWSASDLANALPAGHAVLSVTTVDGEHAPPVLVDLRA, encoded by the coding sequence ATGGACACCGAGGGCACGCAGGACGCACAGCACACCGCCGCACCCCCGCCGTCCGGGGAACGACGCCCCGACCCGGCGGTACCACGACCGGCCGCGCCGCGGACGCCGCCACGGCCCCCCCTTCCGCCCCCGACCGCCGGCCCGCAGCCGCCGCTGCTGAACTGGCTGCGGGCGGCCCGGCCGGCGGCCCCGCCTGGGGTGTGGACGTATGGGCATCGGCCGCGGGCCAAGGAAGCGCCCGCCCGTACGCCCCTGCGGCAGTTGATCAGCGGGGCCCTGATCGCGCTCCTGTGCGGCTGGCTGTTGTGGTCTCTGTTGTCGAACGGGTACCTCGGCAGTTACTGGCTCTGGCCGTTGCTGCTGCTCACCCCCGACTCATGGCGCTCGGCCGGCGGCGACAAGATGGCCTTCGTCTGGGCCACCTACCTCTACTACGGGCTGGTGTTGGCCCTCCTGGCCGGCTTCTTCGGCCGCCTCGGCCGCTGGCCCGAGTTGATCCGTCGGCTCGGCGGCCCCGCCCTCCGCCGCCTCCGCGCCCACACCCCCACCCCCAAGGCTGAACCCGCCACCGACCCCGCGCAGTGGCCCGAACTCCGCGCGCAGGGCGCCTCGGACGCCGCCGACCGGCTCGCCGCCGAGGCCCGCGCCGGCGCGATGAACGACGTGGACGTGGCCCGGATCGGGCGCGCCTGGCGCTCGGTGCGCTCCGGGCGGAACTCCCCGGCCTCCTTCACCGACACCGTCCTGCGGCACGGCGCCGCGGCCTGCGCCCACCCCTCAGGCCAGCGCGACCTGGCCCGCCGCACCGCGCAGCACGACCTGCTCGCCCACCAGGTCCGGATCGGCACCGCCGCCGACCACCCGCGCAATCCGTACCAACACCGCGGCAGCGGCTGCGCGTTGGAGCCCCGGGTGTTGGGCACCTCGCTGCTGGCCGTCGGCCCGGCGGGCAGCGGCAAGACCACCCGGCTGGTGCGCCCGGTGGTGGAGGCGATGTGCCTCCAGGCGCTGGCTGGGCAGTGCGCGGTCGTCGCCGTCGGCCCGGCCGGCTCCGCGCTCGGCCCCGACGACGCCTTCGACGTGGTGGTCCGCATCGGCCGCCCCGACCCGGCGTGCGACCTCGACCTCTACGGCGGCACCACCGACCCCGACGAGGCGGCCGGCATCCTCGCCGAGGCGCTCGTCGGTGACCTCGCCGAACAGCTCCCCGGCGGCGACAGCCGTCGCGCGGCGACCGCCCTGGCCCAACTGCTCGGCCCGTTCCGCGCCGCCCACGGCCGCTTCCCGACCGTGCCCGACCTCCGTGAGCTGCTGGACGGCGCGCCGCAGGCGGTCGCCGCGCTGCGCACCGCCCTGGAGGCGACCGGCGACGTCACCCTGCTGCGCGAACTCGACGCCCGCGCCCGCCAGTCGGAGCGTCCCGGCGACGTCGCGCTGCTCCTCGCGGACCGCATCGCGCTGCTCGACCGCCCCGCCTTCGCCGCCTTCTTCGACCCCACGGGAGCCACCCGCCAGGTCTCGCTGCGCTCCCTGGACCACCCCCTCCGGGTCCGCATCGAGCTCCCCGAACGCGGCCACGCCGAGGCGTCCCGGATCCTCGCCCGGCTGGTCCTGGCCCAGTTCACCGAGTGCGCGGTGGCCCGCACCGACCGCTCGCTGTTCGCCTGCCTGGTCCTCGACGAGGCCGCGCACACCGTCACCGCGGAGGCGCTGCGCGGCCTCCAGCGGCTGCGCTCGGCCAACGCCGGGGCCGTGCTGACCCTGCGCTCCTTGGACGACGTCCCCGAGGGGCTGCGCAGCGCGCTGCTCGGTTCGGTCGGCTGCCGGATGGCGTTCGCGGGCGTCACGCCCTGGGACGGCGCGCCGTTCGCCGAGGTGTGGGGCAAGGAGTGGGTGGAGACCCGCGATGTGACGGACCGTCAAATCATCGCGCACGGCGCCGGGATGAAGGCGTTCCACCTCGTCCGCCAGTTGGTCACCGGCAAGGCCGCCACCTCCAAGGCGATCACCGTCCGCACCGTCGAACGGGAACGCTGGTCCGCCTCCGACCTCGCGAACGCGCTCCCGGCCGGCCACGCGGTGCTGTCGGTGACCACGGTCGACGGCGAGCACGCCCCACCCGTCCTGGTCGACCTCCGGGCGTAA